Proteins from one Athalia rosae chromosome 8, iyAthRosa1.1, whole genome shotgun sequence genomic window:
- the LOC105686643 gene encoding hamartin: MGSGGKNVTELFDLLESNKLRAVEETKKVFHDHFLATKDNWLVNGLFDYYLSTNSLRAVEVLVGVKEPHDKHLLDRLAEALIKHSGNGQGQRVQALTLLGHVVRRHPTWIYKLPNHCLFERLLKLLKVDGEILALMSALLLLVTLLPMLPVYLNPFLNDIFEVFPRLAAYHHQQSSSLASLANSASSSADMERDRLYLLHLQVGLDSLFHRLYAMYPCNFISFLKQHYRQRDLSAFAHTVRPMLDSVPMHPSLVIATEEKETSASRWKKMEHHDVVAECDRFSLNRTRDDVPIHTGHHPHFMHTLLESSRSHGLIDGGVKSVIKSTDEEGFWSPSMTMPPNSPPPHETRSTPSTPNNIRIGASPPEAAVEATPETTPVKDLRQLPARLAPASSAAVRAFTFGNGLSSDSRPSTPTAMNPSSTAVVSSASGTVDNNSNSTNSHAILSQKITKLFAERQSSQLGHSHASTPSEFEPNNDSLRSLQDLDPYVPMSANGGNDYWQEDHEVLEIVRDSQKNTIGAPESNTGYMSEEKYVDSTSAKNALADLSRTVHRLRFYSQCQAPMSQQIFHNPNKVRRTNSCPEMQVKDCDSLDSAKTACGEIKNVERSTEEASTQTQDLVPYEHLLFGIVSSGPPHRDQSSKSSLDSCLLPNYMVDRYIQACARINHYGEYSKPTKGNGKHKQLRPKKKGTEDDASSELAEDDGVDHIVHMDLDSGNQLLQLTQMQLQFERQRREVHAERNRRLQGKLRDSQALEEDNSALRDRLRILEAEGEDLKAELERTKKEARQAEKRHLETHSYLQMQCAEEQQRSRDLDRLAEVLKLELEEERAKVAQGLRDIRAAEAALFDAAHHLKGALKAANQGKLLKCALDALQKRFLLLGEVQLKLQERTVGPTTMARQEAAQIQRAYAEEISSLRRQVESRTSLVEALKARLVELEGGEAQREALLNEQHQLLQEVKERHEAELEALESKYKAQRAINLHLEERVLELLGSLEDKSSTVNAYATNTVSSASPKERSPPLSVSLASSSEGSLAFMHSGGGTGIVMSDCCDPAGEITNLQAIVDPGPSPSHTGQTQQRQPSA, encoded by the exons ATGGgatccggaggaaaaaacgttACCGAACTCTTCGACCTACTCGAGTCCAACAAACTCAGAGCCGTGGAAGAGACGAAGAAAGTATTTCATGATCATTTTCTAGCTA cTAAAGATAACTGGCTCGTTAATGGACTATTCGATTATTATCTTTCAACAAACTCTCTCCGAGCCGTTGAGGTATTGGTCGGAGTCAAAGAACCTCACGATAAACATTTGCTGGACCGTCTGGCGGAGGCTCTAATCAAGCATAGCGGCAACGGGCAAGGTCAGCGGGTTCAAGCCCTCACACTACTCGGTCATGTCGTCAGACGACATCCCACATGGATTTACAAACTCCCCAACCATTGCCTCTTTGAAAGACTACTTAAGCTCCTTAAG GTGGATGGAGAAATATTGGCATTGATGAGCGCCCTGCTACTGTTGGTAACTCTACTACCGATGCTGCCGGTATATCTCAATCCATTCCTCAACGATATCTTTGAAGTATTTCCTAGACTCGCAGCGTATCACCATCAACAATCATCCTCTTTGGCTTCTTTGGCAAACTCAGCTTCATCTTCCGCGGATATGGAGAGAGACAGACTTTATCTTTTACATCTACAG GTCGGATTAGACAGCCTGTTCCACAGACTGTACGCTATGTATCCGTGCAATTTTATCTCCTTCTTGAAACAACACTACAGGCAACGTGATCTGTCAGCATTTGCACACACCGTTAGACCAATGCTCGACTCCGTGCCGATGCATCCTTCGCTCGTAATCGcaaccgaagaaaaagagacttCTGCAAGCAG gtggaaaaaaatggagcacCACGACGTCGTCGCCGAATGCGACCGTTTTTCGCTTAACAGAACTCGAGACGATGTGCCAATTCACACCGGGCATCACCCGCACTTCATGCACACCTTGCTAG AATCCTCTCGCTCTCATGGACTGATAGACGGCGGCGTAAAGTCTGTGATAAAAAGCACGGACGAGGAGGGATTCTGGTCGCCCAGCATGACCATGCCTCCCAACAGCCCTCCGCCTCACGAAACACGATCCACACCTTCGACGCCAAATAACATTAGAATCGGGGCATCGCCACCAGAAGCAGCTGTCGAAGCAACACCTGAGACTACTCCGGTCAAG GATTTAAGGCAGCTACCAGCTCGGCTGGCTCCTGCAAGTTCCGCTGCAGTTCGGGCTTTCACGTTTGGCAATGGCTTGTCAAGTGATTCTCGGCCTTCGACTCCTACCGCAATGAATCCCTCTTCGACTGCCGTAGTAAGCAGCGCTAGTGGCACCGTTGATAACAATTCAAACAGTACAAATTCGCATGCAATTTtgtctcagaaaatcacaaagTTATTCGCAGAGAGGCAGTCGAGCCAGCTCGGCCACTCTCATGCTTCAACACCCTCTGAATTTGAGCCGAATAATGACAGCTTGAGGAGCCTGCAAGACCTCGATCCTTACGTGCCCATGAGTGCTAACGGAGGCAACGACTACTGGCAAGAAGACCACGAG GTCCTGGAAATAGTGAGAGACTCCCAAAAAAATACCATCGGCGCCCCAGAAAGCAACACCGGTTATatgagcgaagaaaaatatgtcGATAGCACATCTGCGAAGAACGCCCTGGCTGACCTCTCACGGACTGTCCATCGTCTCCGCTTCTATTCGCAATGCCAGGCTCCGATGTCTCAACAAATATTCCACAATCCTAACAAG GTACGAAGAACCAACTCCTGTCCAGAAATGCAAGTAAAAGACTGCGACAGTTTGGACAGCGCAAAAACAGCTTGCGGAGAGATAAAGAATGTCGAAAGGAGCACCGAAGAGGCAAGCACCCAGACGCAGGATTTAGTTCCATACGAACATCTCCTATTCGGCATTGTATCCAGCGGACCACCTCATCGTGACCAGTCGAGTAAATCTAGTTTGGATTCCTGTCTTCTGCCTAACTATATGGTGGACCGCTACATCCAGGCTTGTGCCAGAATCAACCATTACGGAGAATACAGTAAACCGA CAAAGGGGAACGGCAAACACAAACAACTGAGGCCAAAAAAGAAGGGTACGGAGGACGACGCGTCGTCCGAACTTGCGGAGGACGACGGTGTAGATCACATAGTTCATATGGATTTAGATAGCGGTAATCAGCTGTTGCAGCTCACGCAAATGCAATTACAATTCGAACGGCAACGCAGGGAAGTGCACGCGGAACGCAACCGAAGATTGCAAGGAAAGTTGCGGGACTCTCAGGCCCTCGAGGAAGACAACTCCGCGCTG AGGGACCGCTTGAGGATCCTCGAAGCGGAGGGCGAAGATCTGAAGGCCGAGCTCGAGCGGACGAAAAAGGAGGCGCGTCAGGCGGAGAAGAGGCATCTGGAGACCCACAGCTATCTGCAGATGCAG TGCGCTGAGGAACAGCAACGGTCGCGCGACTTGGACAGACTCGCTGAGGTCCTCAAACTGGAGCTCGAAGAGGAACGGGCCAAGGTCGCTCAAGGACTTCGGGATATTCGCGCCGCTGAGGCGGCCCTCTTCGACGCCGCGCACCACCTTAAAGGCGCGTTGAAGGCCGCCAATCAGGGTAAATTGCTGAAGTGCGCTCTGGACGCGTTGCAGAAGCGCTTCCTGCTGCTCGGCGAG GTCCAGTTGAAACTGCAAGAGAGAACGGTCGGTCCGACGACGATGGCGAGACAGGAAGCCGCCCAGATTCAGAGAGCCTACGCGGAGGAGATATCGA GCCTGCGACGCCAAGTGGAGTCCAGGACTTCGCTCGTCGAAGCGCTGAAGGCGCGCCTGGTGGAGCTGGAGGGCGGAGAGGCGCAGCGGGAAGCGTTGCTGAACGAGCAGCACCAGCTCCTGCAGGAGGTTAAGGAGCGCCACGAAGCGGAGCTCGAGGCCCTGGAGTCCAAGTACAAAGCGCAGCGGGCGATCAATCTACACCTCGAAGAACGCGTACTGGAGCTCCTCGGCTCTCTGGAGGACAAGAGCTCCACGGTGAACGCCTACGCGACTAACACCGTCTCCTCGGCTTCCCCCAAGGAGCGATCTCCCCCGCTGTCCGTCAGCCTGGCCTCCTCCAGCGAAGGGAGCCTGGCGTTCATGCACTCCGGGGGAGGCACAGGAATCGTTATGAGCGACTGCTGTGACCCGGCCGGGGAGATAACGAATCTTCAGGCGATCGTCGACCCCGGACCGAGTCCGTCGCACACGGGGCAAACGCAGCAGCGCCAACCCTCTGCTTGA